A stretch of Channa argus isolate prfri chromosome 16, Channa argus male v1.0, whole genome shotgun sequence DNA encodes these proteins:
- the tnika gene encoding TRAF2 and NCK interacting kinase a isoform X7, producing the protein MASDSPARSLDEIDLSCLRDPAGIFELVELVGNGTYGQVYKGRHVKTGQLAAIKVMDVTGDEEEEIKAEINMLKKYSHHRNIATYYGAFVKKNPPGIDDQLWLVMEFCGAGSVTDLIKNTKGNSLKEEWTAYICREILRGLTHLHQHKVIHRDIKGQNVLLTENAEVKLVDFGVSAQLDRTVGRRNTFIGTPYWMAPEVIACDENPDATYDFKSDLWSLGITAIEMAEGAPPLCDMHPMRALFLIPRNPAPRLKSKKWSKKFQSFIESCLVKSHSQRPSTEQLIKHPFIRDLPNERQIRIQLKDHIDRTKKKRGERDETEYEYSGSEEEDEEREMGEPSSIINIPGESTLRRDFLRLQLANKERSEAQRRQQLEQQQNEEHKRLLLAERQKRIEEQKEQRRRLEEQQQLERELRKQQEREKRRHYEEMEQLRRDGERRQAEREQEYIRRQLEEEQRQLEILQQQLLQEQALLLEYKRKQIEEQRQAERLQRQLQQERAYLVSLQQQQQQQQQQEGRQAEKKQLYHYKDVINPNDKPAWAKEVQKQQHAHGNPVRSKLRHHQSFNQPASSSGSHGEARVQAPKRTKSYGAQLLSTHLPHIHISLDPAESLDPGLKQEISQHVREIRAQKLRQRGRSPGPVREQNHSPSQGLAKGHSKSYNEHSSHLPIGQSNVVPFPMGPSNQMDKSKDRRLSVSCEGAIQELISPESKLKTPHPQSTGQIQKPLSGSTPVSIPALKRVEERSKMNRQSSPALQHKVSNRISDPSLPPRSESFSSGGMQPACTPPIHRSIEPQMAHLVPVKTHTTSMSASQSLHDQTGSALSEGVSVGSPRPEMPRQNSDPTSDTPGPPMRVTCREERDRERDRDRDRDRTAWLREEDIPPKVPQRTTSISPALVRKNSPNGGVGLGPRTGSQLIRASNPDLRHSELSLDAVLQRTSSNSSSSSSPSSQGGSTERRGQMKQEGSPPGNSLEAKPKQDEGRESARPSRPADLSALAKELRELRVEEGTRPPVKVTDYSSSSEESESSDEDGETVGHDGTVAVSDIPRIMPAVQSSGESYGGLTEDSLGDAYNSSKDGTLVMKEAEERRKGSHAESNGFGNHSNHGNLPDLVQQSNSPSATPTTALQELGDMAEFGVSGSKTSFTPFVDPRVYQTSPSENDNDNSAAAMFANELLRQEQARLNEARKISVVNVNPTNIRPHSDTPEIRKYKKRFNSEILCAALWGVNLLVGTENGLMLLDRSGQGKVYNLITRRRFLQMDVLEGLNVLVTISGKKNKLRVYYLSWLRNRILHNDPEVEKKQGWITVGELEGCVHYKVVKYERIKFLVIALKNSVEIYAWAPKPYHKFMAFKSFTDLQHRPQLVDLTVEEGQRLKVIYGSSVGFHVIDVDSGNPYDIYIPSHIQSQVTPHAIVVLPKTDGMEMLLCYEDEGVYVNTYGRITKDVVLQWGEMPTSVAYIHSNQIMGWGEKAIEIRSVETGHLDGVFMHKRAQRLKFLCERNDKVFFASVRSGGSSQVFFMTLNRNSMMNW; encoded by the exons GATCCTGCTGGCATCTTTGAGCTGGTTGAGCTAGTGGGGAATGGCACCTATGGGCAGGTGTACAAG GGTCGCCATGTTAAGACAGGGCAGCTGGCAGCCATCAAGGTCATGGATGTCACTGGG gatgaggaagaggagattAAAGCCGAAATTAACATGCTAAAGAAGTACAGTCACCATCGGAACATCGCCACCTACTACGGAGCTTTCGTAAAGAAAAACCCTCCGGGAATTGATGACCAACTATGG cTGGTCATGGAGTTCTGTGGAGCTGGCTCAGTCACAGACTTAATCAAGAACACCAAGGGCAATTCTCTGAAAGAGGAGTGGACCGCCTACATCTGCAGAGAGATTCTCAGG GGTCTGACTCATCTCCATCAGCACAAGGTCATTCACAGAGACATCAAGGGGCAGAACGTCCTGCTGACTGAGAACGCCGAGGTCAAACTAG tggACTTTGGTGTTTCAGCACAGCTAGACAGAACAGTAGGAAGGAGAAACACATTCATCGGCACTCCGTATTGGATGGCACCAGAGGTCATCGCCTGTGACGAGAACCCCGATGCCACATATGACTTTAAG AGTGATTTATGGTCCTTGGGAATCACAGCAATAGAGATGGCTGAAGGAGCACCAC CACTGTGTGACATGCACCCAATGAGGGCCCTCTTCCTCATCCCACGGAACCCTGCCCCCAGACTCAAGTCAAAGAAATG GTCAAAGAAGTTCCAGTCATTCATAGAGAGCTGTTTGGTGAAGAGCCATAGCCAGAGACCCAGCACCGAGCAGCTCATTAAACACCCGTTCATCAGAGACCTGCCCAATGAGAGGCAGATTCGCATCCAGCTGAAGGACCACATTGACCGCaccaaaaaaaagagaggagagaggg ATGAGACGGAGTATGAGTACAGTGGCagtgaagaggaggatgaagaaagagaaatggGGGAACCAAG CTCCATCATCAACATCCCTGGGGAGTCGACCCTGAGGCGGGACTTCCTGCGCTTGCAGCTTGCCAATAAGGAGCGTTCAGAGGCCCAACGAAGGCAGCAGCTGGAACAGCAGCAGAATGAGGAGCACAAGCGCCTACTGTTGGCCGAGAGACAGAAACGCATTGAGGAGCAGAAGGAGCAGAGGAGGCGACTGGAGGAG cagcagcaactaGAACGTGAGCTGAGGAaacagcaagagagagaaaagaggaggcaCTATGAGGAAATGGAGCAGCTCCGCAGAGATGGGGAGAGGAGGCAAGCAGAGAGGGAACAG GAGTATATCCGTAGACAGCTGGAAGAGGAACAGAGGCAGTTAGAGATTCTTCAGCAGCAGCTACTACAAGAACAGGCATTACTGCTG GAGTACAAGCGTAAGCAGATAGAGGAGCAGCGGCAGGCGGAACGGCTACAGAGGCAGCTCCAGCAGGAGCGAGCTTACCTGGTGTCtctacaacaacagcagcagcagcagcagcagcaggaaggaAGACAAGCAGAGAAGAAACAGCTTTACCACTACAAAGATGTCATCAATCCTAATGACAAGCCTGCCTGGGCTAAAGAG GTCCAGAAGCAACAGCATGCTCATGGTAACCCAGTCCGCTCAAAACTACGACATCACCAGTCATTCAACCAACCAGCTTCCTCCTCTGGCTCTCATGGCGAAGCCAGAGTACAGGCTCCTAAGCGAACCAAATCCTATGGTGCCCAGCTCCTCTCCACCCACCTCCCCCATATCCATATCTCACTAGACCCTGCTGAATCCCTAGATCCGGGGCTGAAGCAGGAGATTAGTCAACATGTCAGAGAAATTAGGGCGCAGAAACTCAGACAGAGGGGCCGCAGCCCAGGCCCCGTTAGGGAACAGAACCACTCTCCCAGCCAAGGACTAGCTAAGGGACATAGTAAGAGCTATAATGAGCATTCTAGTCATTTGCCAATCGGCCAGTCTAATGTGGTACCTTTTCCAATGGGTCCTAGCAATCAAATGGACAAGTCGAAAGACAGGcgtctctctgtctcctgtgAGGGAGCCATTCAAGAGTTAATATCTCCAGAATCAAAGCTTAAGACACCTCACCCTCAGTCCACAGGACAGATCCAGAAACCCCTGTCTGGATCTACCCCTGTTTCCATCCCTGCGCTCAAACGG GTGGAGGAGAGATCTAAGATGAACAGACAGAGCTCCCCAGCGCTGCAGCACAAAGTGTCCAACCGCATCTCtgacccctccctccctccccgaTCTGAGTCCTTCAGCAGTGGAGGCATGCAGCCCGCCTGCACCCCACCCATCCACCGCTCAATTGaaccacag ATGGCACACCTGGTTCCTGTGAAGACCCACACCACCTCCATgtctgcctctcagtccttGCATGATCAGACTGGCTCAGCTCTGAGCGAGGGTGTTAGCGTGGGCTCCCCCAGGCCTGAGATGCCACGCCAGAACTCAGACCCCACTTCTGACACACCCGGACCCCCAATGCGGGTTACCTGCAGAGAGGAACGGGATCGGGAACGTGACAGAGACAGGGATAGGGACAGGACTGCCTGGCTGAGAGAGGAGGACATCCCACCCAAG gtccCCCAGCGGACCACATCCATCTCCCCAGCTTTGGTCCGGAAGAATTCCCCTAATGGAGGAGTAGGTCTAGGCCCTCGCACAGGCTCTCAACTCATACGGGCCAG TAACCCAGATCTGCGTCACTCAGAACTTTCTCTGGATGCAGTGCTACAAAGAACCTCATCCAAttcatcatcttcctcctccccttCATCTCAGGGAGGCTCAACTGAGAGAAGAG GTCAAATGAAGCAGGAAGGATCACCTCCAGGAAATAGTCTAGAGGCAAAGCCCAAACAAGACGAGGGCCGAGAATCAGCCAGACCCAGCAGACCTGCA GACCTAAGTGCATTGGCTAAGGAACTCAGAGAACTAAGGGTAGAAGAAGGTACCAGACCTCCAGTCAAG GTGACAGACTACTCATCCTCAAGTGAAGAATCCGAGAGCAGCGATGAGGATGGGGAAACAGTGGGGCATGATGGGACTGTGGCTGTAAGTGACATCCCCCGCATCAT gCCAGCAGTGCAGAGCAGTGGTGAGTCATATGGAGGTTTGACAGAGGACTCTCTGGGAGATGCCTATAATAGTTCCAAGGACGGCACCCTGGTGATGAAAGAG gcagaggagaggaggaaaggcaGTCACGCTGAAAGTAATGGGTTTGGGAATCACAGTAACCATGGTAACTTACCTGACCTGGTACAGCAGAGCAACTCTCCCTCAGCCACACCCACCACAGCCCTTCAGGAACTGGGAGACATGGCTGAg TTTGGTGTTAGTGGGTCCAAAACATCCTTTACCCCATTTGTCGATCCACGTGTCTATCAAACTTCCCCAAGTGAAAATGACAATGATAACTCTGCAGCAG CCATGTTTGCTAATGAGCTGCTGCGGCAGGAGCAAGCCAGATTAAATGAAGCCAGAAAGATCTCTGTGGTCAACGTTAACCCTACCAACATCAGACCCCACAGTGACACACCAGAGATTCGCAAATACAAGAAACGCTTCAACTCTGAGATTCTATGTGCTGCTCTCTGGG GTGTTAACCTGCTTGTGGGGACAGAGAATGGTCTAATGCTGCTTGATCGAAGCGGACAGGGAAAAGTCTATAACCTGATCACCAGGCGACGTTTCCTACAGATGGACGTGCTGGAGGGGCTCAATGTGCTAGTTACCATATCAG GGAAAAAGAATAAGTTGCGTGTCTACTATTTGTCCTGGTTGAGGAACAGAATATTACACAATGACCCAGAAGTAGAGAAGAAGCAAGGTTGGATTACAGTTGGAGAGCTGGAGGGCTGTGTGCATTATAAAGTTG taaaatatgAGAGAATTAAGTTCTTGGTCATTGCTCTGAAGAACTCTGTGGAAATCTATGCCTGGGCTCCCAAACCCTACCACAAGTTTATGGCCTTCAAG TCATTCACTGATTTGCAGCACCGTCCCCAGCTGGTTGACTTGACGGTGGAGGAAGGTCAGAGGTTAAAAGTCATCTATGGCTCCAGTGTGGGCTTCCATGTGATCGACGTGGACTCAGGCAACCCTTACGACATTTACATCCCCtcacat